The Brevinematia bacterium genome has a window encoding:
- a CDS encoding transglycosylase domain-containing protein, whose amino-acid sequence MIRRVVRFFLPKMTLRGFINFIVLLFIFSGIFFGVFFGILVVSLYDPRSVKDLRYLAIPEPMKVYDQKGRLVSELFLEKRIPVSYNQISKEIINAFIAVEDEDFFFHRGVSIQRIFKALVKNILSGRIREGASTITQQLAKRIFTTGERNIFRKIVEIWYALQIEKEYSKEEIMEIYLNQIYFGYGAYGVEMASRIYFGKSAKEVGVAEASLLASIPKGPHIYSPFVNVNNAQKRQYLVLKRMASLGFIPEDKVDEIFTKFWQNYITKVESLKLKVAEYEQKAPFFVEYVRQVISQMFGDDAVYKSGYKVYTTLDLDKQIQAEKYLLIYREKAQRVYETTTSIAVEMMQPYVDLLWSVSEVIPILKVKNSSKLIELKKNLRDLYRAMFLVSDLCGAEKIRANSYGYFLEISERRLKENKVECALVSINAKNGYVEAMVGGSEFSPMNRFNRAIQAKRQLGSAFKPFLYAAGIDARLLTAGSVFVDQPIEYRFAGRTWAPKNYEGSFSGPVTLRDALAKSLNTVSVQVLDKIGLGVLRNYTKRFFGLTDDEVNKYINSMASALGTLEVSPLDVAVATSVFYRGGTRVEPMFILRIEDKYGKMIKDFTKDVKSKPVQVISP is encoded by the coding sequence ATGATAAGAAGGGTAGTTAGGTTTTTTCTGCCGAAAATGACTTTAAGAGGTTTTATTAATTTTATTGTTTTGTTATTTATTTTTTCTGGGATATTTTTTGGGGTGTTTTTTGGAATATTGGTTGTTTCTTTGTATGATCCGAGAAGTGTGAAAGATCTTAGGTATCTGGCGATTCCTGAGCCGATGAAGGTTTACGATCAGAAGGGTAGGTTAGTGTCAGAGCTATTTTTGGAAAAGAGGATTCCGGTGTCTTATAACCAGATATCAAAGGAGATTATTAACGCATTTATAGCAGTTGAAGACGAGGATTTCTTTTTTCACAGAGGTGTTAGTATACAGAGGATATTCAAGGCACTGGTTAAAAATATCCTTTCTGGTAGGATAAGGGAAGGAGCAAGTACTATAACTCAGCAGTTAGCCAAAAGGATATTTACAACTGGTGAGAGAAATATCTTTAGGAAGATTGTTGAGATCTGGTATGCTTTGCAGATAGAGAAGGAGTATTCAAAAGAGGAGATAATGGAGATTTACTTGAATCAGATATACTTTGGATATGGAGCTTATGGGGTTGAGATGGCTTCTAGGATTTATTTTGGTAAGAGTGCTAAGGAAGTAGGGGTTGCGGAAGCATCGCTTTTGGCTTCTATTCCTAAGGGGCCTCATATTTACTCACCGTTTGTTAATGTAAATAACGCTCAGAAGAGACAATATCTAGTTCTTAAGAGGATGGCTTCTTTGGGGTTTATACCCGAGGATAAGGTTGATGAGATTTTTACAAAGTTTTGGCAAAATTATATTACAAAGGTTGAATCCTTAAAGCTTAAGGTTGCTGAGTATGAACAGAAAGCTCCCTTTTTTGTGGAATATGTGAGGCAAGTAATATCTCAAATGTTTGGTGATGATGCGGTTTACAAGTCAGGATATAAGGTTTATACTACATTGGATCTAGATAAGCAGATTCAAGCGGAAAAGTACTTGCTTATATACAGGGAGAAAGCGCAGAGAGTTTATGAGACAACTACTTCAATAGCCGTTGAGATGATGCAACCGTATGTTGATCTTCTCTGGTCCGTATCGGAAGTTATTCCGATTTTGAAGGTGAAGAATTCTAGTAAGCTTATAGAGCTTAAGAAGAACCTGAGAGATCTCTATCGTGCGATGTTTTTGGTATCTGACCTTTGTGGTGCTGAGAAGATAAGGGCAAACTCTTATGGATATTTTCTTGAGATATCTGAGAGGAGGCTTAAAGAGAATAAGGTGGAGTGTGCTTTGGTGAGTATAAATGCGAAGAATGGGTATGTTGAGGCAATGGTTGGGGGAAGTGAGTTTTCACCAATGAATCGTTTCAATAGGGCTATACAAGCTAAGAGACAGCTTGGGTCTGCCTTTAAGCCGTTTCTTTATGCTGCAGGTATTGATGCGAGGCTTTTGACAGCAGGTAGTGTTTTTGTGGACCAGCCGATAGAGTATAGGTTTGCGGGAAGAACTTGGGCACCTAAAAATTATGAGGGAAGCTTTAGTGGTCCTGTTACACTAAGAGATGCTCTAGCAAAGTCCTTGAACACCGTGAGTGTGCAGGTTCTTGATAAAATTGGATTGGGGGTATTAAGAAACTACACCAAGAGGTTTTTTGGGTTGACCGATGATGAAGTTAATAAGTATATCAATAGTATGGCTTCTGCTCTTGGAACACTTGAGGTTTCACCACTTGATGTGGCGGTTGCTACTTCTGTTTTTTACAGAGGAGGCACGAGAGTTGAGCCTATGTTCATACTTAGAATAGAAGATAAGTATGGTAAGATGATTAAGGATTTTACGAAGGATGTCAAAAGTAAACCAGTGCAGGTGATATCTCCTC